From a single Oreochromis niloticus isolate F11D_XX linkage group LG4, O_niloticus_UMD_NMBU, whole genome shotgun sequence genomic region:
- the LOC100695382 gene encoding galectin-2 has protein sequence MSMELELKNVDLRAGDELKIKGVILHDAERFQIDLGCDADDLALHFNPRFHDDTDGAVLVCNSKIAGCWGDEKREIHNPLQRGADVKIVLKLAEDMFEVELPDGQEVQFPNRVGMGTISYIRVTGDFKLKSFKIC, from the exons ATGAGTATG GAACTCGAACTGAAGAATGTGGATTTGAGAGCTGGAGATGAGCTGAAAATAAAAGGGGTAATTCTGCATGATGCAGAGAG ATTCCAGATTGATCTCGGCTGTGATGCAGATGACCTGGCACTGCACTTCAATCCTCGGTTCCATGATGACACTGATGGTGCTGTGCTGGTGTGCAACTCAAAGATTGCTGGTTGCTGGGGCGATGAAAAACGGGAAATTCACAACCCCCTACAGAGGGGTGCTGATGTCAAG aTTGTGTTGAAGCTGGCTGAAGACATGTTTGAGGTGGAACTTCCTGATGGACAGGAAGTCCAGTTTCCAAATCGTGTTGGTATGGGTACCATCAGCTACATCAGAGTCACGGGGGACTTCAAACTGAAATCCTTTAAGATCTGCTAA